A DNA window from Chitinibacter fontanus contains the following coding sequences:
- a CDS encoding flagellar assembly protein FliH: protein MSGPQRRIIPSEELTEFQRWQFNSLLDTPAMPAESIDLQPPEVIELAQVIADELQPEVEPVLLDEEPASDESVNHAMPYPTAEEIEAISQQAHEEGYQAGLAEGRAQAELELQQLRPLLAQITETCQHTEGALADAVLELALLVAQQMVGDELRQHPKQLLAPIREALAAIPTASNPSKLFLSPADLQLLQQDLHYELADDVWRLVADEQLMTGSCRIETPNTQLEFSLASRWKKITGVLAAKSVPDFSLDQYQGGVFATADALPSLESTSNTIGSPATPFSFDHDTDA from the coding sequence GTGTCAGGTCCACAACGTCGTATTATTCCTAGTGAAGAGCTGACCGAGTTTCAGCGCTGGCAATTTAATTCCTTACTCGATACACCTGCTATGCCTGCGGAGTCTATTGATTTGCAGCCGCCAGAAGTGATCGAGCTGGCACAGGTAATTGCGGATGAGCTGCAGCCCGAAGTTGAGCCCGTGCTTTTAGACGAAGAGCCGGCGAGTGATGAGTCGGTCAATCATGCAATGCCGTACCCGACAGCAGAAGAAATCGAAGCAATTTCTCAGCAGGCACACGAGGAAGGTTATCAGGCTGGGCTGGCTGAAGGTCGTGCACAGGCAGAGCTGGAGTTGCAGCAATTGCGCCCATTGTTGGCGCAAATTACTGAAACTTGCCAACATACAGAAGGCGCACTAGCTGATGCGGTGCTAGAGCTTGCGCTATTAGTGGCTCAGCAGATGGTGGGGGATGAGCTGCGACAGCACCCTAAGCAGCTCCTAGCTCCTATTCGTGAGGCTTTGGCTGCTATTCCAACGGCGAGTAATCCATCTAAATTATTTTTATCCCCCGCTGATCTGCAGTTATTGCAGCAAGATTTGCATTATGAGCTGGCCGACGATGTATGGCGGTTGGTGGCTGATGAGCAATTGATGACGGGCAGTTGCCGCATTGAAACTCCGAATACGCAATTGGAGTTTTCTTTGGCTAGTCGCTGGAAGAAAATTACTGGGGTATTAGCTGCTAAATCAGTTCCTGATTTTTCTTTGGATCAATACCAAGGTGGAGTATTTGCGACTGCAGATGCTTTGCCATCACTAGAGTCAACGTCGAATACCATTGGCTCACCAGCTACGCCTTTCAGTTTTGATCATGACACCGACGCTTAA
- the fliF gene encoding flagellar basal-body MS-ring/collar protein FliF — protein sequence MAEAGVAADNTLVTARNIGGLRQRFDALPPARKMMAMVMVAVLIAAVAGSLLWSREPAYRILFTNLPDKDGGAIVQSLEQMKIPYKLDAGMISVPSNVIYDVRLKLAAQGLPKAGNVGFELLDNQKFGVSQFAEQVNYQRAVEGELTRSIESISAVDKARVHLATPKQTVFLRDQQKPSASIVLTLHPGRTLDGGQVAGIIHLVSSSIPGMPVANVTVVDQDGNLLSRSADLNSRGNLDQRQLQYVGQIERGFVERLETILAPIVGKDNVRAEVTAQVDFAEIEQTSESFKPNSPPNTAAIRSQQTMDQTGKNADDAAMGVPGALSNQPPGAAAAPITAPIASGASAVGSVASSNSRKEATTNYEVDKTIQHVKQPVGIVKRLSAAVVLNYKAGKDKDGKVAYVPFTAAEMTQINNLVREAIGYNKERGDSINVVNAAFAESMPLEDKPLPDKALNYIQSNAMDVLKMLVIAIASLYLLFFVVRPLMKDLTRSRDEARTIELDLGEPGSGNVFSIEGGADDSPEEQNKMAAFADLLQQAKELAKNDPRMVATILREWMTPQDDKSNPNKIS from the coding sequence ATGGCAGAAGCGGGCGTCGCAGCAGATAACACCTTGGTGACAGCAAGAAATATCGGTGGGCTGAGACAACGCTTCGACGCGCTGCCGCCTGCGCGAAAAATGATGGCCATGGTGATGGTTGCCGTACTTATTGCGGCTGTTGCGGGCTCTCTGCTATGGTCGCGTGAACCCGCTTATCGCATTCTCTTCACCAACCTGCCAGATAAAGATGGCGGCGCAATTGTTCAATCACTTGAACAAATGAAAATTCCTTATAAATTGGATGCAGGCATGATTTCGGTGCCGAGCAATGTCATCTATGACGTTCGCTTGAAACTTGCTGCGCAAGGCTTGCCAAAAGCCGGAAATGTCGGTTTTGAGCTGCTTGATAATCAAAAATTTGGTGTTTCACAATTTGCAGAGCAAGTAAATTACCAACGTGCAGTTGAAGGTGAGCTGACTCGCTCGATTGAGTCGATCTCTGCTGTGGATAAAGCGCGGGTTCATTTGGCAACACCCAAGCAGACGGTCTTTTTACGAGACCAGCAAAAACCATCGGCTTCCATTGTATTGACGCTGCATCCTGGACGTACCTTGGATGGTGGACAGGTTGCCGGCATTATTCATCTCGTATCCTCCAGTATTCCCGGAATGCCTGTAGCCAATGTGACAGTGGTTGATCAGGATGGTAATTTACTTTCCCGTTCCGCTGATCTTAATTCGCGCGGCAATCTAGATCAGCGTCAGCTTCAGTATGTTGGCCAGATTGAGCGTGGATTTGTTGAGCGCCTAGAAACTATTCTTGCGCCAATAGTGGGCAAGGATAATGTGCGCGCCGAGGTGACTGCTCAGGTTGATTTTGCTGAAATTGAGCAAACCTCGGAAAGTTTTAAACCTAACTCGCCACCTAATACTGCCGCTATTCGTAGCCAGCAAACGATGGATCAAACGGGTAAAAATGCCGACGATGCGGCGATGGGGGTCCCTGGCGCTTTATCAAACCAGCCTCCAGGGGCTGCAGCTGCGCCAATTACAGCACCGATTGCATCTGGGGCTAGCGCTGTGGGTTCTGTGGCCAGCAGCAACAGTCGCAAAGAAGCAACCACCAATTATGAAGTAGATAAAACCATTCAGCATGTCAAACAGCCGGTTGGTATCGTCAAGCGCCTTTCTGCCGCCGTGGTTCTCAACTACAAGGCGGGTAAGGATAAAGATGGCAAAGTGGCTTATGTGCCGTTCACTGCTGCCGAAATGACGCAGATTAATAATCTGGTACGTGAAGCCATTGGCTATAACAAAGAACGTGGCGATTCAATTAATGTTGTGAATGCCGCATTTGCTGAATCTATGCCACTAGAGGACAAACCGCTACCTGATAAAGCGCTCAATTACATTCAGAGCAACGCAATGGATGTACTGAAAATGCTAGTGATTGCCATTGCATCACTGTATTTGTTGTTCTTTGTTGTGCGTCCATTGATGAAAGATCTGACGCGTTCTAGGGATGAAGCGCGTACCATTGAGCTGGATTTGGGCGAGCCCGGTTCTGGGAATGTATTCTCAATTGAAGGTGGGGCTGATGACAGCCCTGAAGAACAAAACAAAATGGCTGCTTTTGCTGACTTGCTGCAGCAGGCAAAAGAGCTGGCTAAAAATGATCCCCGTATGGTGGCCACTATTCTGCGTGAATGGATGACACCACAAGACGACAAGTCTAACCCCAATAAAATATCCTAA
- the fliE gene encoding flagellar hook-basal body complex protein FliE, whose amino-acid sequence MSVQGIDQLLGELRSMSALASGQSVSQPSEVPGAPKFADVLKESIDQVNQVQQDAQAKQVAFQSGDPDANLQDVMVSLQKASLSFQTMVQVRNKLVTAYQEVMNMQV is encoded by the coding sequence ATGAGCGTGCAAGGAATTGATCAGCTGCTCGGTGAATTAAGATCAATGTCCGCATTGGCCTCTGGCCAATCGGTGAGTCAGCCAAGCGAGGTGCCCGGTGCGCCGAAATTTGCCGATGTGCTCAAAGAATCTATTGATCAAGTAAACCAAGTTCAGCAGGATGCTCAAGCAAAACAGGTCGCATTCCAATCAGGTGACCCAGATGCCAATTTGCAAGACGTGATGGTGTCTTTGCAAAAGGCCAGCTTGAGTTTTCAAACCATGGTTCAAGTTCGTAACAAGCTCGTTACTGCCTATCAGGAAGTTATGAATATGCAGGTGTAA
- a CDS encoding sigma-54-dependent transcriptional regulator: protein MALPVLIVEDDDDLREALIDTLELDGYSVVVAEDGSSALNVLENQQVGLVVSDVQMQPMDGEALLLEIKKRYPCLPVILMTAYGLIEQAVNAMHAGASHYLPKPFEPSALLAQVERYLLPDLGEDDLVADSVIMQQLLDVARRAAMSDASIMLMGESGVGKEVMARFIHRHSARASKPFVAINCAAIPEQLLESTLFGHEKGAFTGAATHHIGKFEQAQGGTILLDEVTEMPLALQAKLLRVLQERELERVGGVKPIGLDIRVLATSNRDLAQEVAGGRFREDLFYRLNVFPLQLPALRDRAQDILPLARNMLARYSVAQKKRAPILLDTAQHALLSHRWPGNIRELDNVIQRAMILSPGDEIAAEHLFLPTGAAKFAAPAVGTSAIVSNNIKGMEKTMIIDALKAAGGVRKLAAEKLGMSERTLRYKLAQYREEDGSLPI, encoded by the coding sequence ATGGCTTTACCCGTATTGATTGTGGAAGATGATGATGATTTGCGTGAGGCGCTCATCGATACCCTTGAGCTGGATGGTTATAGTGTCGTGGTCGCCGAGGATGGGTCTTCTGCACTAAATGTGCTGGAAAATCAGCAGGTTGGTTTGGTTGTTTCTGATGTGCAGATGCAACCTATGGATGGTGAAGCTTTATTGCTGGAGATTAAAAAACGCTATCCTTGCCTACCGGTTATTTTAATGACAGCGTATGGTTTGATTGAGCAAGCCGTCAATGCCATGCATGCCGGGGCTAGTCATTATTTGCCCAAACCTTTTGAACCATCTGCCTTATTGGCACAAGTGGAACGTTACTTGCTGCCGGATTTAGGTGAGGATGATTTGGTGGCTGATTCAGTCATCATGCAGCAGTTACTGGATGTAGCACGCCGTGCCGCGATGTCCGATGCATCGATTATGTTGATGGGTGAGTCGGGGGTGGGCAAGGAAGTAATGGCACGATTTATTCACCGACATAGCGCCCGCGCCAGTAAACCATTTGTTGCTATCAATTGTGCTGCCATCCCGGAACAATTGCTTGAGTCCACCTTGTTTGGGCATGAAAAAGGGGCTTTCACAGGGGCCGCAACTCACCATATTGGGAAATTTGAACAAGCCCAGGGTGGTACGATTTTGCTTGATGAAGTAACCGAAATGCCTCTCGCTTTGCAAGCAAAATTACTGCGCGTTTTGCAGGAACGCGAGCTTGAGCGGGTCGGGGGAGTGAAGCCGATCGGTCTGGATATTCGTGTGTTGGCGACATCGAATCGAGATTTGGCGCAAGAGGTTGCAGGAGGACGTTTTCGTGAAGACTTGTTCTATCGTTTAAATGTATTTCCGCTACAGCTTCCTGCTTTGCGCGATCGAGCGCAAGATATTTTGCCATTGGCACGTAACATGCTTGCTAGGTATTCAGTAGCGCAAAAAAAACGCGCGCCTATTTTGTTAGATACAGCGCAGCATGCGCTGCTATCTCATCGTTGGCCGGGCAATATACGCGAACTTGATAATGTGATTCAGCGTGCAATGATTCTAAGCCCAGGGGATGAAATTGCCGCGGAGCATCTTTTTTTGCCGACTGGGGCGGCAAAATTTGCCGCTCCAGCTGTAGGTACTAGTGCCATTGTGAGCAATAACATCAAAGGCATGGAAAAAACCATGATTATTGATGCGTTGAAGGCGGCTGGTGGGGTGCGTAAGTTAGCAGCAGAGAAATTAGGAATGAGTGAGCGAACTTTGCGCTACAAGCTGGCGCAGTACCGCGAAGAGGACGGTAGTTTGCCAATTTAA
- a CDS encoding protein-glutamate methylesterase/protein-glutamine glutaminase: protein MPKIKVIVVDDSALIRSVLKEIIDKAGDMSCVATAPDPLIARELIRDLNPDVITLDVEMPKMDGLDFLARLMRLKPTPVLMISSLTEQGSEVALRALELGAVDFIAKPKMNIASKIDEYTDEIREKIRMAAKAKVKSLMRAPIAPSHTADAVLPKVSRPLLKSEKLIIVGASTGGTEALKEFLVPIPPDAPAILIAQHMPESFTKSFANRLDSLCRITVKEATHGERVLPGHAYIAPGHSHLMLGVSGANYICELSQAEPVNRHRPSVDVLFRSAANVAGRNAVGVILTGMGKDGAAGMLEMHQAGAHNFAQDEASCVVFGMPKEAIAMGGVHEVVSLKEMTQRVLTWIANNSSRALRI, encoded by the coding sequence ATGCCAAAAATTAAAGTCATTGTGGTTGATGACTCGGCATTAATTCGCAGTGTACTCAAAGAGATTATTGATAAGGCTGGTGATATGAGTTGTGTCGCCACCGCTCCAGATCCTTTGATTGCTAGGGAGTTGATCCGGGATTTGAATCCTGATGTCATCACGCTTGATGTAGAAATGCCCAAGATGGATGGATTGGATTTTCTCGCCCGCTTGATGCGTTTGAAACCTACCCCAGTTTTAATGATTTCATCCTTGACTGAGCAAGGCTCCGAGGTAGCCCTGCGTGCATTAGAGTTAGGCGCGGTCGATTTTATCGCAAAGCCAAAAATGAATATTGCGAGTAAAATTGATGAATATACCGATGAAATTCGGGAAAAAATTCGGATGGCCGCCAAAGCAAAGGTGAAAAGTTTAATGCGAGCACCCATCGCGCCCAGTCATACTGCAGATGCTGTGTTACCTAAGGTTTCGCGGCCACTGCTCAAATCAGAAAAATTAATCATCGTCGGCGCATCGACTGGTGGTACTGAGGCATTGAAAGAGTTTTTAGTGCCTATTCCGCCTGATGCGCCTGCAATTTTGATTGCTCAGCATATGCCAGAGTCATTTACCAAATCATTTGCTAATCGGCTAGATTCACTGTGCCGAATTACAGTAAAAGAAGCTACTCATGGTGAGCGTGTTTTACCTGGGCACGCTTATATCGCCCCCGGGCATTCGCATTTAATGCTCGGTGTATCCGGAGCTAACTATATATGTGAATTATCGCAGGCAGAACCTGTGAATCGTCATCGCCCTTCCGTTGATGTGCTATTTCGCTCTGCTGCGAATGTAGCTGGGCGTAACGCTGTCGGGGTGATCTTAACTGGCATGGGGAAAGATGGTGCTGCAGGCATGTTAGAGATGCATCAAGCAGGCGCGCATAACTTTGCTCAGGATGAGGCGAGTTGCGTGGTCTTTGGCATGCCCAAGGAAGCCATTGCAATGGGGGGCGTACATGAGGTCGTGTCTCTCAAAGAAATGACACAAAGAGTATTAACTTGGATTGCCAATAATAGCAGCCGGGCATTACGTATTTAA
- the cheD gene encoding chemoreceptor glutamine deamidase CheD, whose translation MSAASYEEVLAPTLYFDKHFSIEAAKILPGEYYVTAREMLLVTVLGSCVAACVRDSVSGIGGMNHFMLPDSQEDMASINGLSTRYGTYAMEVLINQLLKQGAKKNRLEAKVFGGGNVLRGFTVSNVGLKNAEFVKSFLALEQIPIVAEDLLDIHPRKVYFFPATGRVLVKKLKSVHNNTIVEREKIYGSRLTHMDKGGDIELFS comes from the coding sequence ATGTCTGCTGCTAGTTACGAAGAAGTCCTCGCGCCCACGCTGTATTTTGATAAGCATTTCTCAATTGAGGCCGCGAAAATCTTACCCGGTGAATACTATGTCACGGCCAGAGAAATGCTATTGGTAACGGTGTTAGGCTCCTGTGTGGCTGCCTGTGTGCGCGATAGTGTTAGCGGGATCGGTGGCATGAATCACTTTATGTTGCCTGATTCCCAAGAAGATATGGCATCAATTAATGGTCTGTCGACACGTTATGGAACCTATGCCATGGAGGTTTTGATTAATCAGCTGCTAAAGCAGGGTGCCAAGAAAAATAGGCTTGAAGCCAAAGTTTTTGGTGGGGGCAACGTATTGCGAGGTTTTACCGTCTCGAATGTGGGTTTAAAAAACGCAGAATTCGTAAAATCGTTTCTAGCTTTAGAGCAAATTCCAATAGTGGCCGAAGATTTACTGGATATTCATCCGCGCAAGGTTTATTTCTTTCCTGCCACAGGTCGAGTTTTAGTTAAAAAACTGAAATCGGTACATAACAACACAATTGTTGAGCGCGAAAAAATATATGGCTCACGCCTGACACATATGGATAAAGGCGGAGATATCGAGTTGTTTAGCTAG
- a CDS encoding CheR family methyltransferase, producing MQNDHEFSYTKADFARVAELIYQRAGIRLNDSKQQMVYSRLARRLRALQIDTFSRYLSALAQNPDSEEWQQFTNALTTNLTSFFREPHHFEALARQMQQTDARPFRIWCAAASTGEEPYSLAMTAMEAYQSACPAVQIIASDLDTHVLATAAQGVYALDRLDKLSLERKKGFFLKGAGINAGKVRAKKALREMIEFKQINLLDSRWPLDGKFDAIFCRNVMIYFDQATQRVILEKIAGLLKPNGTLYVGHSENLHFMSDWYRSAGKTTYQLTEHAKAARGKP from the coding sequence GTTACACCAAGGCAGATTTTGCGCGAGTTGCTGAATTAATCTATCAGCGGGCGGGTATTCGCTTAAATGATAGCAAGCAGCAGATGGTGTATAGCCGTCTGGCTCGCAGATTGCGTGCGCTTCAGATAGATACCTTCTCTAGGTATCTATCCGCATTAGCGCAAAACCCAGATTCAGAAGAATGGCAGCAGTTTACGAATGCCCTGACGACCAATTTAACTTCTTTTTTTCGCGAACCGCATCATTTTGAAGCCCTAGCCCGACAAATGCAGCAAACTGATGCCAGACCTTTCCGCATCTGGTGTGCCGCAGCGTCAACGGGTGAGGAGCCTTATTCATTGGCGATGACGGCGATGGAAGCCTATCAATCAGCATGCCCAGCCGTGCAAATTATTGCGTCTGATCTTGATACGCACGTGTTAGCCACTGCAGCTCAGGGCGTATATGCACTTGATCGACTCGATAAATTGTCTTTGGAACGTAAAAAAGGTTTTTTTCTAAAAGGCGCGGGTATTAATGCAGGTAAGGTTCGAGCTAAAAAAGCCTTGCGCGAGATGATTGAGTTTAAACAAATTAATTTATTAGATAGCCGTTGGCCCCTAGATGGAAAATTTGATGCTATTTTTTGCCGCAATGTGATGATTTATTTTGATCAGGCAACACAGCGGGTTATTTTGGAAAAAATAGCCGGTTTATTGAAGCCAAATGGCACCTTGTATGTTGGGCATTCTGAGAATTTACATTTCATGTCCGACTGGTATCGCTCTGCCGGAAAAACAACTTATCAACTTACGGAGCATGCGAAAGCAGCACGAGGTAAACCATAA